The Dokdonia donghaensis DSW-1 DNA window TTAGGTTTTACTGTTAATTAAATTTAGATTGGACAAACCATAAGTCGTTTATTGATAAACTTACGCCTACGTTTATAAAGTTTTCTTGTATAAGGTTTGCGTTTGTCGTTCCTCTCTGCCCTACTTCAAATTGTAAGTTAAGATTACTAATTCTTCGTCCTGTAGGTAGTCCAACTCCAAAAGATATGCCAAACTCATTTATATCTTCATTAGACACTACAAGCCCCGTCTCTTCATATCTAAATCCAGCACGATAAGTCATACGCTCCCAGTAACTTGAGATAGAATTATATTTTGGCGTATAAAAACCTCCTACTCTCATTTGTGTTGCATCTTCAAAGGAAACATTATCTGGAGTAAAGGTTCTATTACTAAAACTACTTGTTTGCTGGCTTGTGTACTCACCTCCAAAGAACCATTTATTTTTTTCTCCTATACCAAGACCTACCGTTACTGAAGAAGGAAGATCAAAATCTGTATCTGGAACACTTATTTCTTGTACATCTACATCTTGTAGTAAACCTAGACTATTAAATAAAACCGTAGAAACCTCTCTCTCATTTTCAGTACCTATAGTAGCAGATGGAACATACTTTACTGATGATCTAAGCTCAAGCTTATCACTAATCATTGTTTCATACTGCGCCCCAAGCTCAAATGCTAATCCCGAAAAGTCACTTCTATTAGACTCTCTAGTACCTAGCTCTGCTTCTTCTTGAGATCTTACAGCTTCGTTTTGAATATTTCCAAAGTAGTAGTACATACTTGCTCCTACCGTAAGTCCTTTTGCTAGTGTATAACCTGTAGAAAGAAATGCACGGTTAAGACCACCACGACCTGTAAAGCGGTTAAGCACCTCATCTGTACTATCATCTAACTTATACCCTACTGCCGTATATGGCATAAGACCTATGCTTACCCCTCCTTTTTTCGAAATAGGAAAACCTATAGCCAGATAATCAAAAGTAGATTTTGAAGAACCCTCCTTTGTCGTAGCATCTTCTGCATTTACTTCGTTATGGTTACCTCCTACTGTAAAAGTGGTGTAACGTAGTTTACCTAGTGATGCAGGGTTTAATAAATTGAGGTGCAAACTATCGCTATACGTCTGTATGCCTCCCATAGATTTATTTTCTACGGTTCCTCTAAACTGTTGTATCCCCACTCCGTAAAAAGAATATGGAGAAGTAGTAGCTCCTTCTTGGGCAAGACCTTTAACGGCCATCATCAGCACTGCTACAATAAAAAGTTTTTTAATCATTCTGATATGTTAAGATATAATTGAGGCCCTCAAGCAAAAAATTTGAGTGCGCAAAGATGCTATTTTTTAATCGTTTTGCCAAGAATTCTGCATCACCACCCGTTATTATTACGGTATCCACATTATAATGCTCTTTGTAATGATTTATTGCACCATCTATTTCAAGTAAAGTGCCCTGCACAACTCCAGAGTGTATAGATTCTTCTGTACTAGTACCTATTATACTACCTGGCATTTGTTTTTCTAACAGCGGGAGATTTGCCGTAAGTCTATTAAGTGTCTCATAACGCAAGCGCAATCCTGGTGAGATTGCACCACCTTTATAAGAACCATCTTTTGTTATAAAATCATAGGTAATACAAGTACCTGCATCTATAATGAGTCCATTTTTATGGGGGTGTGCTTTTACAAAGGCTGCTACAAGAGCCATTCTATCTACACCTAGTGTCTTTGGTGTACCGTAGTCATTTGTAAATGGAAGCGCTGTATTGTGTGAGAGTACAATGGTAGGAAAACGTAATTGCACAGATCTAGCTTGCTCATCTGTAAGTCTCCCCACAGAAGATATAATTGCTTTTTTAATAGGATAAAGACCTGTAAACTCACCTACCTCCTCACTAAAGTCTTGTAACGCAAAGTGATGCTTAGCTTGCAAGGCATCTCCTTTATAAATAGCGGCTTTAACCCTAGTATTCCCTACATCAATTATAAGTTGCATATACAATAGTAAGCGTCAAAAATACAAAAGGAAAGCACCCACATTGTTAAGGTAATGGTAAAAATCACCCTAATAACCTGTTACAAAACAAACTTCAAGCATTTTGTACAACTCTGGATGTTTACGTTTAAACAGATCTGGGCGCTCAAAAAAGTACTCTGCCGCCACTGCAAAAAACTCTATTTTACTTGTACCTCCATATTTCCTTATATCAGACGCATCATTATTTATGGCCTCCATCTCTGTGTGCATCATATCTAGCCAAGGGACAATATTTTCTTTACCTAGTAACTGCTCCGGTATACCATCTACCTCACCATCCATCTTATCTAGTAAATGCACAAACTCGTGTATAGCTGTATTTCCTTTATCTGTCTTATTATTAAACCCAAAATGAAGCGCCTTGCGGGAGAGTATCATATGATTTTCAAACTGCCCCGTCCCTACCATACCACCTATAATACGATCTTCGCCCTCTGAGTGATACTCAAGATTTGCATTAAAATAATCTGGATAAATAAGCACCGTATCTAAGTTATTGTAATGCCAGTCTCCAAAGTTAAAAATAGGAATCACCGCACTTGCCGCAACAAACACCTTATCCTTATCAGACAGGTCAAAACCTACAGCCTCTACATTTACTTCGGCAAGAAAGGCCATCATTCTTCTTTTAAAGAATTCCTTCTTTTTAGGCGTGAGTTCTTTGTAAAAAAGCACTTCATCACTTAATAAAGACTCCCACGATGGCGGAAAAGGGTCTGGTGTACGCTTTCGCGAAAGCGTAAAAAGTCCGTAACCCATAAAAACAAATAAGGCTAATCCAGCCAAAAGGAAAAGTATGATCATCTAGTATCTTGTTACCTCTGCAATATATTAGATATCAAACCAAAATCTACGATTGCAAACAACTTATAAAAGTGAAAGTTATAGAAAACAAAAAACCCGATCAAAAGATCGGGTTTTAATGTGGTACCTCCAGGAATCGAACCAGGGACACACGGATTTTCAGTCCGTTGCTCTACCAACTGAGCTAAGGTACCTAAAGCTTTTAGGTGGCTTACGTTTGCAATGTGACTCACACTATTTGTTGAGTTCTATGCGATACTTCTCGTAAGCGGATGCAAATATAAAACCTTTCTGAGACCTGACAACATCTTTTTAAAAAAAATTGCAATTTTTTTTTTCGAGACCTTCTATTTCACAAATTAGAAACCTTATTCTTTATTTCTACGTAAGTAATTGTAGTTAATTACGATTAAGCATATATTCGTATGCTTACATAATATATAACTATGGCAGATCAATATTACGACCCAAAAGATTTAAGAAAATTCGGAAAAATCACAGAGTGGAGTGAAGAGTTAGGAACTAAGTTTTTTGACTACTACGGTAAAGTTTTTGAAGAAGGAGCACTCACCGCACGTGAGAAATCCCTCATCGCACTTGCCGTTGCCCACACAGAGCAGTGCCCATATTGCATAGACGCATATACTAAAGACGGCCTACAGAAAGGAATCACCAAGGAAGAGATGATGGAGGCTGTGCACGTAGGTGCCGCTATAAAAAGTGGTGCGACACTCGTACACGGCGTGATGATGATGAATAAAGTAAATAAACTAGACGGGTAGTTTTACGCTTTCGCGAAAGCGTACTCATACAGATTTCCAACCAAAAGAAATCAACACTACAAACGACAAACATTTTTAAATGTCAGCAACAAAATCACTGAAGAAAGAAGGTAGCGAACTTGCACAAGCAAACAAGCAGATAGAAATTTTATCTAATGGTATTTTCAAAGACGAACTACCTACGTTTGCTAAGAAAATAAAAGAGACCAACCAGCTACCATTACGCCCTAACAAACTAGAAATACTCCAAATAAACGTGGGGTATATGTGTAATCAAGTGTGTGATCACTGCCACGTAGATGCTGGCCCAGATCGCAAGGAGATTATGACTTGGGAGACTATGGAGCAATGTCTAGAAGTGATACGTAACACAGGAGCTCACACGCTAGATCTTACTGGTGGTGCACCAGAGATGAATCCGCATTTTAGACGTTTTGTAGAAGAAGCAAGTAAGGCTGGGATTAAAGACTTTATTGTGCGTTCTAACCTTACCATTATACGTGCCAATAAAAAGTACTACGATCTACCAGATTTCTTTAAAAAACACAATGTACACGTCATCTCATCTATGCCACACTGGACACGTGGTAAAACAGACAAGCAACGTGGTGATGGAGTTTTTGACAAGTCTATAAAAGCATTGCAAGAGCTCAACGAGCGTGGTTACGGTATGCCAGGAAGCGACTTAAGACTAGACCTAGTTTACAATCCATCTGGAGCTTTCTTACCGGGAGACCAAGCAAGTATGGAAAAAGATTTTAAAAAGGCACTTATGGAGGATTTTAATATCCAGTTTCATAACCTTTTTGCAATCACAAACTTACCTATTGCACGATTTTTAGACTACCTCATCGCATCAGAAAACTATGAGGATTATATGTATCAACTCGTAGAGGCATATAACCCTGCCGCGGTAGAGAATGTAATGTGTAAAAACACCATTTCAATAAGCTGGGATGGTTATTTATTTGATTGTGATTTTAATCAAATGCTAGAATTGCCAGTGGCGAGTAGTGTAAAGCACATAAAAGATTATAATGAAGATTTACTTAATGATCGTAACATTATGATCTCTCAGCACTGTTATGGTTGTACTGCAGGCGCAGGAAGTAGTTGTCAAGGAACCGTTGCTTAATACTTAGAAAATCACGACACCAAAAACCGCCATACTCATATTTGCTCAAACAGCAACTACCGAAGCTTCTCGCAAGAAGCTCGGGCAGTCTGTGACTTTATTTAAAGAGCTCAATAGGCAAACTATAGCTACGGCACGCAAGACAGGTCTTCCCTACATTATTTTTTCAGAAAATGAGCAGGTAGGAAACACCTTTGGCGAGCGTTTTACAAATGCGCTTACAGCAGTTTTTAATGGTGGTTATGACCAAGTTATAACCATAGGTAATGACACTCCGCACCTTTCGGCGGGACATATTCTTTTAGCACAAGAAAAGCTTAAACAATCTACGCTTGTTATTGGCCCAAGTATAGATGGTGGTTGTTATTTAATGGGAATTAAAAAAAACCATTTTAAGCCTGAGCAATTTAAAAACCTACCGTGGCAGTCTAGTAAACTGGGTGCAATTATTTCTGATACGCTTTCGCGAAAGCGTACAAACCTTTACCTCCTTGAGACCCTTTCAGATCTTGACACATTTGCAGATCTACAGCAGATTCTTAAAGAGGCCTCCACAATATCAAAGAGAGTATTACAACTTATACAAAACATAGTAAATCAAGGCGTTTCTCTTGATTACCACTCTACAAATCGATTCTTTGAGTCGCTCACTAAAAGTCACTTTAACAAAGGATCACCGTCATTAGTTCATTTTTAAAATTATGTAAACCACAATGGTTTACAGCTATTCTTAGATTTTCTTAATTATCAACTAATACACTCAGATGAAATCTTTTTATCTTAGTATGCTCTTGCTTTTTACAGCAAGTTTGTATGCTCAAACTACCATTACCGGAACCGTTACAAGCGCAGAAGATAACACTACAATACCATTTGTAAATGTCCTTATAGAAGGCACAAACCAAGGAACCATTACAGACGAAAATGGTGCTTACTCCATTACCATACCTACGGATGCATCCGTTTTAAAATTCTCTTCGCTCGGTTATAGCTCACAATTAATCACTGTAGCTGGCAGAACTCAAATAGACGTTGCACTAAGCATCTCCCAGGAGGGACTTGACGAAGTCGTTGTAACTGCTCTAGGTGTAAAACGTAACACAAGAGAACTAGGATATACAGTACAAACCATAAATGCAAAAGATATAGACGAGGTAAAGTCTGTAAACTTTCTGGACAACCTTTCTGGTAAGCTTGCGGGAGTTACCATCACACAAGGCGCAACAGGAGTAGGATCTTCATCACGCATAAGCATACGTGGGGAAGCTTCTTTTTCTAATAATAATCCGTTGTTTGTGGTAGATGGTGTACCTATTAATAACAACACTGTTTTTAACTTCACAAATGAAGCAGCCGCAGGTTTCCAAGAAGTAGATTTTGGGAACGGCGCAATGGAAGTAAATCCAGATGACATTGCTTCTGTTTCTGTACTTAAAGGTCCAAGTGCTGCTGCATTATACGGTACGCGTGCATCAAACGGAGTCATTGTTATTGAGACTAAAGATGGTAGCAAGAAAAAAGGATTAGGCATAAGTATTAACTCTTCTATCTTTTTTGACAGTGCTTTCCAACTTCCAGATTTTCAAAACGAGTACGGACAAGGACAAGGTGGAGTTTTTGAATATGTAGATGGTCTTGGAGCAGGAATCTCAGATAACATCACCTATTCTTGGGGACCGAGACTAGATGCTGGAAATTTAATTCCGCAATTTGATAGTCCGGTGACGCTTGCAGACGGGACGATTGTACGTGGTGGAGATACAGCTTTATACAATGGACTCGCCATCACTCCTACCGAATTTAGGTCAAACCCAGATAACCTAAAAGACTTTTATGAAACTGGTGTAACCACCATAAATAATGTATCTGTCTCTAGTGGATTTGATAAAGGTGATTTCCGTATATCGTTTACAGATCTACGTAGTGAGTCTATCATCCCTGGTGTAAACTTAGATAGACAAACCATCGCAACAAAACTCAATTTTAAGCCAACAGACAAAACTAAAATTAAGGCGAGCATTAGTTATGTAAATTCTGGTAGTGATAACCGCCCATCAAACGGATACGGAAGTGAGAATGTAAATTACTCACTCGTAGCCTGGGGACCTCGCTCTCTTAATATAGACAGCCTACGTGATTACTGGCAGCCAGGTCTAGAAGGCGTGCAGCAGTACTCTTTTAACTACACCTTCTTTGATAATCCGTTTTTTATTTTAGAAGAAAACAGAAACTCTTTTAATCGTGATCGCGTTTTTGGTAACATAGCCCTTACACAAACACTCGCCAAAAATCTTGACCTTACCATACGCACAGGGATGGACTACAGTAGTGAGAAACGACAGTTTTTAAGGAACTTTAGTTCTAACCGTTTCCAGAACGGTGGCTATGCAGAGCACGATGTTTTTTATCGTGAGATCAACACAGACTTCTTACTTAACTATGATAACAAGTTTGGCGACTTCTCGCTAGATGTTAGTCTTGGAGGTAATCGCTTATCACAAGTAGCTTCTACAAAACAGGTGCAAACTACAAATCTTGCACAACCAGGCATCTTTAACCTTAACAATGCCGCATCACCTATAGAAGCATTCCAATTTGAATCTGAAAAACGTATCAACTCTTTTTACGGAGTGGCAAAATTGGGCTACAAGAACTTTTTATATCTAGATGTTACTGGACGTAATGACTGGTCAAGCGCACTTGCAACACCTTTTAGCGCAGATAATACTTCTTTTTTCTATCCTTCGGCTAGTTTGAGTTTCATAGGATCTAACGTTTGGGAACTTCCAGAAGCGATAAGCTACTTGCAATTAAGAGCAAGTGTTGCTCAGGTGGGTAATGACACTAATCCTTTCCAAACTTCTGGAGCTTTTATCGCACAGACTCCTTTTGAAGGCCAGCCTACTTTTAGCGCACAAAACTTTATTCCTAATGCAAACCTTAAACCAGAGCAAACTACATCGTACGAGATAGGTACAGACATACGTTTCTTTAGAGACAGGTTTAATGTAGACTTCACGTACTACAACGCCCTGACCAAAGATCAGATTATTTCCTTACCTATTGCTATTTCCTCAGGCTTTAATCAGCAGGTGGTAAATGGTGGTGAGGTACGCACTTCGGGTATCGAGGTCATTGCGGGCATCACTCCTATCGTAAATGAAAACTTTAGATGGAACACGACCTTTAACTTCAGCACGAACAAATCTGTAGTTGAAAGTTTACCACAATCTGACGGTCGTCTTACCCTTGCCTTTAGCCGTATCTATGACAGCGCAAACCAGACCGTATTTTTCCAAGTAGAAGAAGGCGGGGAAGTTGGCGATATTTATGGAACAGGCTACCTACGTAATGACGATGGTGATTTTATCATTGATAACAACGGTCGCTTTATTGCAGATAACAACCTCAAGAAAATAGGAAACTACACCGCAGATTTTAACTTGGGATGGAACAATGATTTCCATTACAAGCAATGGAGTGCTTCTTTCTTATTTGACTGGCGTCAAGGTGGAGATATTGTCTCAAGAACACGAGCACTAGGTAATGTAGGAGGCCAACTAGCAGAAACAGCTTTTCGCCCAGAAGAGGGAATTATTGCGCAAGGAGTTGTAAACACAGGTACTGCAGCAAATCCAAATTTTGTTCCAAACACCACGGCAGTTTCGGCAGAGAGTTACTACCGTCAGTTTTATGACCGTAACCACGAAGAAAACAACATTTATGACGCCTCGTTCTTAAAACTTCGTCAGTTTTCTATAGGATATTCTTTCAAGCTTAAAGACGGATTTATCGGTCTTAAAGAAGGTGTAGACGTAAACCTATCACTCATAGGACGTAATCTTTTTGCTATCACGGAAAACCCACATTTTGACCCTGAGCAACTTGCAGTACAAGGACAAGG harbors:
- a CDS encoding membrane protein; protein product: MIKKLFIVAVLMMAVKGLAQEGATTSPYSFYGVGIQQFRGTVENKSMGGIQTYSDSLHLNLLNPASLGKLRYTTFTVGGNHNEVNAEDATTKEGSSKSTFDYLAIGFPISKKGGVSIGLMPYTAVGYKLDDSTDEVLNRFTGRGGLNRAFLSTGYTLAKGLTVGASMYYYFGNIQNEAVRSQEEAELGTRESNRSDFSGLAFELGAQYETMISDKLELRSSVKYVPSATIGTENEREVSTVLFNSLGLLQDVDVQEISVPDTDFDLPSSVTVGLGIGEKNKWFFGGEYTSQQTSSFSNRTFTPDNVSFEDATQMRVGGFYTPKYNSISSYWERMTYRAGFRYEETGLVVSNEDINEFGISFGVGLPTGRRISNLNLQFEVGQRGTTNANLIQENFINVGVSLSINDLWFVQSKFN
- a CDS encoding type III pantothenate kinase yields the protein MQLIIDVGNTRVKAAIYKGDALQAKHHFALQDFSEEVGEFTGLYPIKKAIISSVGRLTDEQARSVQLRFPTIVLSHNTALPFTNDYGTPKTLGVDRMALVAAFVKAHPHKNGLIIDAGTCITYDFITKDGSYKGGAISPGLRLRYETLNRLTANLPLLEKQMPGSIIGTSTEESIHSGVVQGTLLEIDGAINHYKEHYNVDTVIITGGDAEFLAKRLKNSIFAHSNFLLEGLNYILTYQND
- a CDS encoding zinc-dependent peptidase, which produces MIILFLLAGLALFVFMGYGLFTLSRKRTPDPFPPSWESLLSDEVLFYKELTPKKKEFFKRRMMAFLAEVNVEAVGFDLSDKDKVFVAASAVIPIFNFGDWHYNNLDTVLIYPDYFNANLEYHSEGEDRIIGGMVGTGQFENHMILSRKALHFGFNNKTDKGNTAIHEFVHLLDKMDGEVDGIPEQLLGKENIVPWLDMMHTEMEAINNDASDIRKYGGTSKIEFFAVAAEYFFERPDLFKRKHPELYKMLEVCFVTGY
- a CDS encoding arsenosugar biosynthesis-associated peroxidase-like protein, whose amino-acid sequence is MADQYYDPKDLRKFGKITEWSEELGTKFFDYYGKVFEEGALTAREKSLIALAVAHTEQCPYCIDAYTKDGLQKGITKEEMMEAVHVGAAIKSGATLVHGVMMMNKVNKLDG
- the arsS gene encoding arsenosugar biosynthesis radical SAM (seleno)protein ArsS (Some members of this family are selenoproteins.) gives rise to the protein MSATKSLKKEGSELAQANKQIEILSNGIFKDELPTFAKKIKETNQLPLRPNKLEILQINVGYMCNQVCDHCHVDAGPDRKEIMTWETMEQCLEVIRNTGAHTLDLTGGAPEMNPHFRRFVEEASKAGIKDFIVRSNLTIIRANKKYYDLPDFFKKHNVHVISSMPHWTRGKTDKQRGDGVFDKSIKALQELNERGYGMPGSDLRLDLVYNPSGAFLPGDQASMEKDFKKALMEDFNIQFHNLFAITNLPIARFLDYLIASENYEDYMYQLVEAYNPAAVENVMCKNTISISWDGYLFDCDFNQMLELPVASSVKHIKDYNEDLLNDRNIMISQHCYGCTAGAGSSCQGTVA
- a CDS encoding TIGR04282 family arsenosugar biosynthesis glycosyltransferase, whose protein sequence is MTLFKELNRQTIATARKTGLPYIIFSENEQVGNTFGERFTNALTAVFNGGYDQVITIGNDTPHLSAGHILLAQEKLKQSTLVIGPSIDGGCYLMGIKKNHFKPEQFKNLPWQSSKLGAIISDTLSRKRTNLYLLETLSDLDTFADLQQILKEASTISKRVLQLIQNIVNQGVSLDYHSTNRFFESLTKSHFNKGSPSLVHF
- a CDS encoding SusC/RagA family TonB-linked outer membrane protein, producing the protein MKSFYLSMLLLFTASLYAQTTITGTVTSAEDNTTIPFVNVLIEGTNQGTITDENGAYSITIPTDASVLKFSSLGYSSQLITVAGRTQIDVALSISQEGLDEVVVTALGVKRNTRELGYTVQTINAKDIDEVKSVNFLDNLSGKLAGVTITQGATGVGSSSRISIRGEASFSNNNPLFVVDGVPINNNTVFNFTNEAAAGFQEVDFGNGAMEVNPDDIASVSVLKGPSAAALYGTRASNGVIVIETKDGSKKKGLGISINSSIFFDSAFQLPDFQNEYGQGQGGVFEYVDGLGAGISDNITYSWGPRLDAGNLIPQFDSPVTLADGTIVRGGDTALYNGLAITPTEFRSNPDNLKDFYETGVTTINNVSVSSGFDKGDFRISFTDLRSESIIPGVNLDRQTIATKLNFKPTDKTKIKASISYVNSGSDNRPSNGYGSENVNYSLVAWGPRSLNIDSLRDYWQPGLEGVQQYSFNYTFFDNPFFILEENRNSFNRDRVFGNIALTQTLAKNLDLTIRTGMDYSSEKRQFLRNFSSNRFQNGGYAEHDVFYREINTDFLLNYDNKFGDFSLDVSLGGNRLSQVASTKQVQTTNLAQPGIFNLNNAASPIEAFQFESEKRINSFYGVAKLGYKNFLYLDVTGRNDWSSALATPFSADNTSFFYPSASLSFIGSNVWELPEAISYLQLRASVAQVGNDTNPFQTSGAFIAQTPFEGQPTFSAQNFIPNANLKPEQTTSYEIGTDIRFFRDRFNVDFTYYNALTKDQIISLPIAISSGFNQQVVNGGEVRTSGIEVIAGITPIVNENFRWNTTFNFSTNKSVVESLPQSDGRLTLAFSRIYDSANQTVFFQVEEGGEVGDIYGTGYLRNDDGDFIIDNNGRFIADNNLKKIGNYTADFNLGWNNDFHYKQWSASFLFDWRQGGDIVSRTRALGNVGGQLAETAFRPEEGIIAQGVVNTGTAANPNFVPNTTAVSAESYYRQFYDRNHEENNIYDASFLKLRQFSIGYSFKLKDGFIGLKEGVDVNLSLIGRNLFAITENPHFDPEQLAVQGQGFVSGVEDLSYATTRSFGFKAGFNF